The following coding sequences lie in one Vicinamibacteria bacterium genomic window:
- a CDS encoding nucleotidyltransferase domain-containing protein, whose product MPHRSSSSAGATHLDRAERIDELRQAASRAKKNVPGIERIVLFGSLVAGNPTPRSDADLLVVVDTSSHREPRNRNPEMMGTLAPLPCPLDLFVLTRDEVERFQ is encoded by the coding sequence ATGCCTCACAGATCATCGAGTTCTGCCGGAGCCACCCACCTCGATCGGGCTGAGCGCATCGATGAGCTGCGGCAGGCCGCGAGCAGGGCCAAGAAGAACGTCCCGGGCATCGAAAGGATTGTGCTCTTCGGGTCGCTCGTCGCGGGCAACCCCACGCCTCGTTCCGATGCCGACTTGCTCGTTGTCGTCGATACGAGCTCTCACCGGGAGCCTCGAAATCGGAACCCGGAGATGATGGGAACGCTCGCTCCGCTTCCTTGTCCCCTCGATCTCTTCGTACTGACCCGCGACGAGGTGGAGCGTTTTCAGTAG